In Mycolicibacterium aubagnense, the DNA window GCATGCGCGACTGCGAGAACGTGATCATGGTGGCCGGGCTGAGGATGACGTTCGCGCCGCCGGCCAGCGCGAGATCGCACTCGCCGAGCTGCAGGGCCTGGCACGCCTGGTGGACGGCGACCAGCGACGAGCTGCACGCGGTGTCGACTGTGACGGCCGGACCCTGCAGGCCCAGCCGGTAGCTGATGCGGCCCGCGGCGGCGGCACCGGAGGTGCCGATGGCCATGTAGGCCTCGATCTCCGGGTAGGTCAGCTCGCTCGAGGCCATGCCCAGGTAGTCGTGGGTGGCCAGGCCGATGAACACGCCGGTCTGCGTGTTGGCCAGCGCAGAGGGTGCGGTGCCCGAGTGCTCTACCGCCCGCCAAGCCGTCTCCAGCAAGAGCCGCTGCTGCGGGTCCATCATCTTGGCTTCCCGGGTGGACACCCCGAAGAACGGCGCGTCGAAGCCGACGGCGTCATCGATGAAGCCGGCGCGGCGGGTGATGATCTTGCCGCGGGCGTCGGGGTCGGCGTCGAAAAACTCGTCGACATCCCAGCGGTCCCGGGGCACCTCGGATACGGCGTCCCGCCCTTCGCGCAGCATCTCCCAGAAGGACTCGGCGTCGGTTGCTCCGGGGAATCGCGCGGCATACCCGACGATCGCAAAGCTGGACGCTTCCGGACCTTCGATCGTTGCCATGAAAAAAATGTCCTCCCGCGTTTGCCGGTGATGTCCGATCCCACGCAAGGAGACCGTGCTCAGCGCCAGAATTTATGTTGCGAACGGCCGGCCTTGTCGCATGGTCAGCAGATCTACTGAACGGCCAGCTCATTCAAGAATGGCCAGTTGATCTTCCGAACGGCCACGGCCAGCTCATCGTCTGCGGGCCAGTATTACATGTAGGTTGCTGAAGCACGAGGATTACCTGCCGCGGTGCTGGGCGGTCATCGAGGACCGCCCCACCAGGCGTAACGGCGTCCGCAGAGGTTGCCGGGGTATGTTGATGGCGCCAACAGCGTTGCCGGACCTCACTGTGTCCAAACCTGGGAGGAAAGTCATTGCGCATCGGGAAGATCACGATCGGAAAGATCGATGATTGGACGCCGAGCCCAGGGGTCCTGACTTCTTGGCATCCCACCGAGGCGGCTCGTGACATGGCCCGGCAGGCGCCTGTGAGTCCGGTTCCGGTCAGCTACATGCAGGGCCAGCACATCCGGGGTGTCGTCGAGCGCACCGGCTCGGGCCTCGAATACTCCCGCCAGATCATCGCGACGTGCGAAGTGCCGGGTCAGTGCGATATCGCGGCCATGAACGAGGCGCTCAACTCCTACCTGCGCAGGCACGACACCTACCGCAGCTGGTTCGAGTACACCCCCACCGGGGCGAGCGGCGCGGCGGGAAATGGCACGTTCGAGATCCTTCGCCATACGATCACCGATCCCGAGGACCTCGAATTCGAGCCCGTCCACCATGGTGAGTTGGCGATCGAAGACGTCCGCAAGCATGTCGTGGACATCCCGACGCCGCTGGAGTGGGGCTGCTTCTCCTTCGGCATCGTGCAGAGCGAAGACTGCTTCAACTTCTATGCCGCCATCGATCATGTCCATGGGGACGCCGCGCTGATCGGCATCACCATGCTGGAGGCTCATGGCCGGTACACAGCATTGACAACAGGGGGCTCAGCGTTTGCTCTGCCCGACGCCGGCAGCTTCGACGAATGGTGCGTCCAGGAGCACGAGCGCACCTCGGCGCTGACCGTCGACTCGCCCGAGGTTCAGGCCTGGATAGAGTTTGCTGAGAACAACAACAACACCATGCCGGAGTTCCCGCTGCCGCTGGGGAACGCCATGGAGCCGTCGGTCGGTGACATGGTCGGCGAATCGCTGCTGGACCCGGACCAGACGGCGCGATTCGAGGCTGCCTGTGACGCGGCCGGCGCCCGATTCGTCGGTGGCCTGTTCGCCTGCATGGCTCAGGTCGAACACGAATTGACCGGTGCCGCAACGTATTACGGGCTCACTCCGCGTGACACCCGGCGTACGTCGGACAACTTCATGACGCAGGGCTGGTTCACCGGCCTGGTGCCCATCACGGTGCCCATCGCCGCCGCGACTTTCAACGAAGCCGCCTGGGCGGCGCAGGAGTCGTTCGACGGCAACCTGAACATGGCGCGGGTGCCGTACTACCGCGTGCTGGAACTCGCGCCTTGGCTGGATTGGCCGCGGCCCAACTTCCCGGTGTCGAATTTCCTGCACGGTGGCGCGGCGCCGCTCAACACCATCCTCGCGGCCACCGAGATGGGGTACGCCAACAACATCGGCATCTACTCCGACGGCCGGTACTCCTACCAGCTGACCATCTATGTGTTCCGCTACGAAGGCGGCACGGTCATGGAGGTCATGTATCCGGACAACCCCATCGCCAAGAAGTCCGTGACCCGGTACCTGGAGGCGATGAAGTCGGTCTGCACGCGGATCGCAGACGGCGGGAATTGGTGACCTGACTTGCGACGGCTGACCGATTTTGTGGTGCGGTGGCCCTGGGTGGTGATCGGCCTGTGGATCACGCTCGCTGTGGTCCTACCGCTGGCCGTGCCCAGCCTGGGTGAGATGGCCCAGAAGCATCCCCTGGCCATGCTCCCCGCCGATTCTCCGTCGAGCGTCGCGGCCCGGCACATGACCGAGGCGTTCAAAGAACCTGGCACCGACGACCTGCTGCTCGTCGTCCTCATCAACGACCGCGGGCTCGAGCGCGCCGACGAAGGCACCTACCGCAAACTGGTGGACGCGCTGCGCGACGACCCGCACGACGTCGTCATGCTGCAGGACTTCATCAGCACCCCACCGCTGCGCAACTTTCTGACCAGCAAGGACAAGAAGGCCTGGGTGCTGCCGGTCGGCCTGGCCGGTGCGCTGGGCACGCCGCAGTCCTACGCCGCCTACAACCGCGTCGCGGACATCGTCAAGCACAGCACCGCGGGCAGCCCGCTGAAGATTCACCTCGCCGGGCCGGCCGCCACCGTCGCCGACCTCACCGTCGCGGGGGAGAAGGACCGGATGCCCATCGAGATCGCCATCGCGGTCCTCGTGCTCCTGGTCCTGCTCGTCGTCTACCGCAACCCCGTCACCATGCTGCTGCCGCTCGCCGGCATCGGCATGTCCCTGGTGATCGCGCAGGCCCTCGTCGCCGGGCTGTCCCAGCTCACCGGCCTGGGGGTCTCTAACCAGGCGATCATCCTGCTGAGCGCCATGATCTTCGGCGCGGGCACGGACTACGCGGTGTTCCTGATCAGCCGCTACCACGACTATGTGCGGCAGGGCACCGACTCGACCGACGCCGTCCGCAAGGCACTGACCTCCGTCGGCAAGGTCATCACCGCATCAGCGGCGACCGTCGGTGTCACCTTCCTCGGCATCAGCTTCGCCAAGATGGGCGTCTTCTCCACTGTCGGTGTGTCATCGGCCATCGGGATCCTGGTGGCCTTCCTCGCCGCCGTGACGCTGCTGCCCGCCATCCTGACCCTCGTCGGCCCGCGCGGGTGGATCACACCGCGGCACGAACTCACCGCGCAGCTGTGGCGACGGTCCGGTGCGCGCATCGTCCGCCGGCCGCGACTGCACCTGGTGGCCAGCCTGCTGGTGCTGATCCTGCTGGCCAGCGCCGCCAGCTTCGCGAAGTTCAATTACGACGACCGCAAGGCCGTGGCCGCGTCGGCCCCGAGCTCCGTCGGGTACGCCGCGCTGGAAAACCACTTCAATATCAACCAGTCCGTCCCGTCGTACGTCCTGGTGCAGTCGCCGCGCGACCTCCGTTCGCCGCAGGCCCTTGCCGATCTGGAGCAGATGGCGTCGCGCATCAGCCAGCTGCCGGACGTCGCCATGGTCAGCGGTATCACCCGTCCGCTCGGCGAGGTGCCGCCGGAGTTCCGGGCCACCTTCCAGGCGGGCCTGGTCGGCGACCGGCTGACCGACGGCGCCAACATGATCGGCGAGCGGGCGGGCGACATCAACCGGCTGACCAAGGGGGCCGACACCCTCGCGACCAACCTCAGCGACGTGCGCGGCCAGGTCACCCAGATCGCCGGCAGCCTGCAGACGACGCTCGACGCCTTCACCGCCATGCGCAGCCAGTACGGCGGCGAGAAGCTGGTACAGAACGTCGAAACTGCGGCCAAGCTGATCAACAGCGTCAGCAAGCTGGGCAACACCCTCGGCCTGAATTACACGGCGGCCAAAGACATGTTCGGCTGGGTGGGCCCGGTGCTCGCGGCGCTGCAGAACAACGCGGTATGCGATCTCGACCTGTCGTGCGCCGAAACCCGCGGTCACTTCCAGCGCCTCGAAGAAGCACGCCAGGACGGCACCATCGACGAGATCAACAAGCTCGCCGGGCAGTTGCAGTCCATGCAGGACCGGCAGACCCTCAACGCGTCGGTGCAGCAACTGCAGGGCGCGATGACCAACCTGACCAAGGTGATGCGCAGCCTGGGGATTGACAGCCCCGCCGGCGCGCAGGCCAACCTGACCAAATTGCGCCAGGGCGCCGATCGTTCGGCGAGCGGCAGCCGGGAGGTCGCCAACGGGGTCGACGAGATCGTCGACCAGATCAAGCTGATGCGTTCGGGCCTCGACCAGGCCGGGGCGTTCCTGCTGTCGATGAAACAGAACGCGGGCGGCCCGACCCAGGCCGGATTCAACATCCCGCCGGAAGTGCTGAAGCTCGAGGCCTTCAAGTCGGCGTCCAAGATGTTCATCTCGCCCGACGGACACTCGGTGCGGTACCTGGTGCTCACCAAGCTCGACCCATTCAGCGCCGCCGCGATGGATCAGGTCAACACCATCCGTGACACTGCCCGCGGCGCGCAGCCCAACACGTCGCTGTCCGATGCGACGGTGTCCATGGGCGGATATCCGGTGGCGCTCAAGGACACTCGCGACTACTACCAGAACGACATCCGGTTCATCATCATCGTCACCATCGTCGTGGTGCTGCTGATCCTGATGCTGCTGCTGCGGTCGCTCATCGCGCCGCTGTACCTGGTTGGCTCCGTGGTGCTTTCGTACTTCGCGGCGCTCGGCATCGGGGTTGTGGTGTTCCAGTACCTATTCCACCAGCCGCTGCACTGGACGGTGCCACCACTGGCCTTCGTGGTGCTGGTCGCCGTGGGTGCCGACTACAACATGCTGTTCGTCTCGCGAATGCGTGACGAGTCGCCACATGGCATGCGGTACGGCATCATTCGGACGCTGTCATCGACCGGCGGTGTCATCACCGCGGCCGGGCTGATCTTCGCGGCCTCCATGTGGGGTCTGTTGTTCTCCAGCATCGGCACGGTGATCCAGGGTGGATTCGTCATCGGCGCCGGCATTCTGCTGGACACCTTCCTGGTACGGACCATCACCGTGCCCGCCATGGCCACGCTTGTCGGAGAAGCGAACTGGTGGCCGTCACGACCGAAAACGCAGGGGAGCAACGCATGAACAAGCTACTTGCCCGCTCGATGGCTATCGCCACCACGCTGTTGACCGTCGGTGCCGGCGGGCCGCTCGCGGATTGGGTTGCGACGGCCGACGAGCCGTCGGCCGGTTCCGGGTCCGGCGACACGATTGTCCCGGCCATCCCACCGATCGGTACGCCCGGCCGCGGCTACGCCCTCGGCGGCGCGCACGTCATGGGCATTCCCTACGACGAATACATCCGTCGTACCGGCGCCGACTGGTTCCCCGGCCTCAAGCGCGAGATCGTCGACTACCCCGCCGGCCAGGTGCAGGGCCACGTGCTCGGTGGCATCCCGGGCATCGAGGAACTGCACGAGAAGATGCCGGAAATCGGCTTGAACGGCCCGAGCATCGGCGAGTCCGTCGACATCGGACAGGACAACGTCCTGCGCCGGGTCCGTGACGGCGGCCCGGGCACCGTGATCGGCCTGTCCGAAGGCGCGATGGTCCTGCACGCCGTGCAGGACCGGCTGGCCTATGACCCGGCCGCGCCGGCGCCCAACGAGCTGTCATTCGCGACCTACGGTGACCCGCTCGCGATCAACCCGTGGACCGAGAGCTTCCTGCGGCAGAACTTCCCGGTGGGCAGCACGGTCCCGGCGCTCGACTTCCGGATGCCGCCGGTGGTCGACAGTCAGTACAACACTTACCAATTCATCTCCGCATACGACAGCATCGCCGACTGGCCCGACCGCCCGGACAACCTCATGGCGCTGCTGAACGCGGTCGTCGGCCTGGCCACGGGCCACACCGCGGTGGCGTTCACCAACCCGAAGAACGTGCCGCCGCAGAACATCGTCAAGACCGTCAACTCCCGCGGTGCGACGACCACGACGTACATGATCCCCGAGCAGCACCTGCCGCTCGTCGTGCCGTTCAAGTACCTCGGCATGTCCGAAGCGGACATGAATCACCTTGACGCCGTGATGAAACCCATGGTGGATGCGGGATATTCGCGCAATGACGACCCGGCGACCGCGCCGATCACGGTCGATCCCGTCAACGGCTATGACCCCGCCGCCGCCACCGCCCCGGCCACGCAGGCCGCCTTCGGTGGTGCTGCCGACCCGGCCTCGCAGTTGATGTCGGGCATCAACTACGTGCTGAGCCACGGGCCGAGCGCGCACTAGGGGTCGGCCGGGCGCGCTCCGGGGTGCGCCGGTGGTGACACGCTGCTGAAGCTGCCGATCGACGGCCAAAAGACAGGGAATTCCCTGATTCGTCTCGCGGCGAGCCCGCGTCGTGTTTTGCTTCGTCGTGCCATACGTTCAAGGCAACGTCTTCGAACCACGTCACGCGAGGAGTCGCTGCGCTGTGTCCCAATCAGCCGACCACCGGGCCCTCCGAACCACGCGCCCGGCCAAGCCAATTCTCAAAGAGTCGCGGCCTGATCTGTAGCGCCGATGTCACGAGTGAATAGCATGTTATTCCGGAGTGACGATCTGGTTGCCCCTCCGGCACCGACGACGACGTGCTGGGTATATTCAGCCTACGGACTGTGACGTTCGGCGTCATTTTCGAAAAAGCGTTACCTAAACCACGAATTCACCCTATGGGATATTCATACATGACGGCAGACCTTGACCACGAACCCGAACTCGCGGTAGCAGAAATTCGAAAGCTCAATCGCGACCTTCAGATACTTATGGCGACCAATGGCACCCTCACGCGGATTCTGAACGTTCTGGCCAATGAAGAGATCGCTGTAGAGATCATCAGACAGCAAATTCACAACGTCGCGCCGAGAATGGCAGAGTGTCATGGCTTAGCGAGCGGCCGTGTTCTCGAGCGCGACATCTTGCTCAAGGGCCGGACTTCCGGGGACGCATTCGTAGCTGCGAAATCGTTGGTAGCCATGGATTTGTTACCCAGCGAGATCATGACAAGCCTGATGGAGACGGACCGTCCTATTGGGGAGATCATGGCCGGCAGCTGCATCGAGACCTACAAAGAAGAGGCCAAGGTCTGGGCCGGAAAATTACCGAGTTGGCCCGCGCTCGATGGATATCGGAATTCGCGAGTGGAGACCGTCGCCCGCCGGTATCGCATCATCTGCGGAGGACAACCGGTCATTGTTATCACCGAATACATCCTCCGCACGGTATTCGAAGAGTTTCGGGTCCTGAATTCGACGTTTCGAAAAGCTAGCGAATTGGCATGAGGACATTCTTCAATGGCCGAATTCGCTGAATTTATTTGTACGGACCATGTCGTCTCGCGGGGTCCGGCGGAGAGCTGAAAACGGTGAATGGGATCTGGTCGTGGTGAATGGAAACCTGGCGGAACTACTCGCCCGGCGGGCGTCGGAAGCGGGCTGGTACGACAAGCCCGCCTACTATGCGCCCGAGGTGGTGACTCACGGCCAAGTCCACGACGGCGCCGTGCGCCTCGGCGAAGTGCTCAGAAGCCGGGGTCTTTCCCGCGAAGATCGCGTCCTGTTGTGTCTTCCGGATTCGCCGGAGCTGGTGCAGCTACTGCTGGCATGTCTGGCGCGCGGGATCCTGGCATTCCTGGTTAACCCCGATCTCAACCGGGATGACCACGCGTTTCAGGAACGCGACACGGAGCCGGCGCTTGTCGTCACATCCGGTCCTCTGTGCGATCGATTCCAACCTTCGGTCGTTGCGGACGTCGCAGAGCTGGTGTCCGAGGCAGCGCGAGTCGGTCCGGGTGACTACATACCGCTCAGCAGTGACGATCTCGCCTACGCGACGTACACGTCCGGCACCACGGGTGCGCCGAAAGCCGCGCTCCACCGTCACGCAGACCCACTGACTTTTGTCGAGGGCATGTGCGGGAAGGCGTTACGGCTCACGCGCCGCGACACCGGGCTGTCCAGCGCGCGGATGTATTTTGCGTACGGCCTGGGGAATTCGGTCTGGTTTCCACTGGCGACCGGTGGTTCCGCGGTCATCGATCCCGTGCCGATCAGCCCGGAGCGGGCCGCCATTCTGAGCGCCCGATTCGAACCATCGGTGCTCTACGGGGTGCCCAGTTTCTTTGCCAGGGTGGTCGATACCTGCGCTTCCGATTCGTTCCGTTCGCTTCGCTGTGTGGTGACGGCGGGGGAGGCCATGGAGATCGGTCTCGCCGAACGGGTCACGAGATTCTTCGGCGGCATCCCGATTCTCGACGGAATCGGATCTACCGAGGTCGGACAGACGTTCGTGTCGAATACCGTCGACGAATGGCGCCCGGGAACGCTGGGAAAAGTCCTAGCGCCCTATGAGATTCGTGTCGTGGGGCCGGATGGCACGACAGCTGCCACCGGGATCGAGGGGGACCTGTGGGTTAGCGGACCATCGATCGCGCCAGGCTATTGGAATCGTTCTGAACCGGTTGCCGAAAGCGACGGTTGGCTCGAGACGCGGGATCGGGTGGCCATAGATGACCAGGGGTGGGTTACCTACCAGTGCCGCGCGGACGATACCGAGATCGTCGGCGGGGTCAACGTCGATCCGCGGGAGATCGAACGGCTCGTCATGGAAGACGACGCGGTGGCTACAGCTGCCGTTGTCGCCGTGAAAGAGTCCACGGGCGCATCGACGTTGCAGGCATTTCTGGTCCCGGCGGCCGACGTCGTCATCGACGAACTGACTGTGCGCGACATTCACAAGCGATTGCTCAACGCGCTCTCGGCATTCAAGGTGCCGCACAGATTCGCGATCGTCGAGCGACTCCCCCGAACCCCGAACGGGAAACTGCTGCGGCGCGTGCTTCGCATGGAGAGTCCGACGAAACCGATTTGGGACCTCCCGATGACCGAGCCCCAGTTGACCGAGCCCCACCTCGACGCGGCCGCGCAGGCGGGTTGCTCGGCGACCGGGCACCCTAACCCGGCGGACGGCGACGTCGGCGAAGTCACGCTCAAGGAGCGGTTGGCCTTGTTGCAGGAGGAACGGCACCGGCTGGTGGCAGACGCGGTATGCGCGGAGGCCGCGAAGCTGTTGGCCGAGCCAGACCCCCGGTCGGTGGATCGGGATCTGGCCTTCTCCGAGCTGGGTTTCGACTCGCAGATGACGGTCGAACTGGGCAATCGAGTGGCTGCGCTGACGGGACTGCGACTGCCCGAGACGATCGGGTGGGATTGCGGCACGATCTCAGCGCTGGCGCAGTACGTGGAGGCTGCGCTGCCCGGATCGGACCGACGGCCGGAGTCGTCCGCCCCGGCGCATACCGGCGCTGACAGCCTTGCGGTGATCGATGGGGAGCTCACGAGGCTCGAAGACCAGGTGTCGAACATCGGGCCCGACGACAAGCGGCGGGTTGCCGATCGGTTGCGTGCCCTGCTCGACGGCATCACTGCCGGCGAGGACGGGCTGAGCGCGCGGATCAAGGCGGCCGCGACTCCCGACGAGATTTTCCGGCTGATCGATTCCGAGTTCGGCGAGCCATGAAAGAAGAAGGCGACCGATTGTGACCACACAAGTTGAGGGCAGCGACACCGAGCGTGACAAGCTCCTCCGCTATCTGAAGAAGACGGTTATCGAGCTCGACGAGGCGCGCACGCGGCTGCGCGAACACGAGCAACGCGCGACTGAGCCGGTGGCGGTGGTGGGGATCGGCTGCCGCTTTCCGGGCGGGGTGAACTCTGCGGAAGACCTGTGGGAGGTCGTTTCGGCGGGGCGGGATCTGGTGACGGACTTCCCGACCGATCGCGGTTGGGACGTGGAGGGTATCTACGATCCCGATCCCGACGCGGAGGGCAAGACCTACACCCGCAAGGGCGCGTTCTTGGCGGACGCGAGTGGTTTTGACGCCGGGTTTTTCGGCATCGCTCCCGGCGAGGTGTTGGCGATGGATCCCCAGCAGCGGTTGATGCTGGAGGTTTCGTGGGAGGCCCTGGAACACGCGGGGATCGACCCGTTGTCGTTGCGGGGGTCGCAGACCGGAGTCTTCACCGGGATCTTCGCGGCGAGTTACGGCGGCAAACATCAAGGGGCCCTACAGGGCTACGGGTTGACCGGCACGACGGTGAGCGTGGCTTCGGGGCGGGTTGCCTATGTGCTGGGGCTGGAGGGTCCGGCGGTGTCGTTGGATACGGCGTGCTCGTCGTCGCTGGTGGCGATCCATTCGGCCATCGCGTCGTTGCGAGCGGGCGAGTGTGAACTGGCGTTGGCCGGCGGGGTGACGGTGCTGGGGGAGCCCTCGATCTTCATCGGGTTCAGTCGGCAGCGTGGGCTGGCTGCTGACGGGCGTTGCAAGGCGTTTGCCCGGGCGGCCGACGGAACCGGCTGGGGTGAGGGTGCCGGGGTACTGGTGCTCGAGCGGTTGTCGGATGCGCGGCGGCGGGGGCATTCGGTGCTCGCGGTGGTGCGGGGCAGTGCGATCAATCAGGATGGCGCCTCCAATGGGCTGACCGCGCCCAACGGGCTGGCTCAGCAGCGGGTCATTCGGGCGGCGTTGGCCAATGCGAGGTTGACCGCAGCCGACGTGGATGTGGTGGAGGGTCACGGGACCGCCACCACGCTGGGCGATCCCATTGAGGCGCAGGCATTGTTGGCCACGTATGGACAGGACCGTCCGGCGGGCCAGCCGCTGTGGCTGGGCTCCGTCAAGTCCAATATGGGTCACACCCAGGCCGCGGCGGGGGTGGCCGGGGTGATCAAGATGGTGCAGGCGATGCGTCATGGCATGATGCCGGCGACGTTGCATGTGGATGAGCCTTCCCCGCGCGTGAATTGGGAAAGCGGCGCGGTGTCGGTGTTGACCGAGGCGCGGGACTGGCCGCTCCATGGGCGTCCACGCCGGGCGGGCGTGTCGTCGTTCGGGATCAGCGGCACCAACGCGCACGTGATCATCGAACAAGCTCCCGAGCAGGCAGTGCTCGATGCGAGTGAAATTGCCGGGGCTACAACGGAATTGCCTGCAGTGCCATGGGTTATTTCGGCTCGCTCGGCGGAGGCGCTGACGGCTCAGGCGGGCCGACTGCTGGCCCGTGTCGAGGCCGACCCGGCGCTGGATCCGGTCGATGTGGGGTACTCCCTGGCGGGCCGGTCGGTGTTCGAGCATCGGGCTGTGGTGGTGGGTGCGGACCGACCGGCGTTGCTGACGGGGCTCGCGGCGCTGGCCGGCGGTGCCGCGAGCACGGGCGTGGTGGTCGGGCAAGCGGGGCCGGTGGGCAAGACGGTCGTGGTGTTCCCCGGGCAGGGCTCGCAGCAGCTCGGGATGGGCCGGGAACTGTACGGACAGTTACCCGTGTTTGCCGAGGCATTCGATGCGGTGGCCGATGAGCTGGACAAGCACCTGCGATTGCCACTGCGCGAGGTCATCTGGGGTGCCGATTCGGAACTGCTTGACTCCACTGAGTTTGCCCAGCCTGCACTGTTCGCGCTTGAGGTGGCGCTGTTCGAGGTGATGCTGCGCTCGGGTGTGCAGCCGGACTTCGTGATGGGCCACTCGGTCGGGGAGTTCGCGGCGTCATATGTCGCCGGTGTGTTGACGTTGGCCGACGCGGCAATGCTGATAGCCGCGCGGGGCCGGTTGATGCAAGCGTTGCCTGCGGGTGGAGCGATGGTGGCGGTGGCTGCTACCGAAGAAGAAGTCATGCCATTGCTGGACGAGGGCGTCGGCATCGCGGCGATCAATGCGCCCAAATCAGTGGTGATCTCTGGTGACCAGGCAACCGCGAGCGCGATCGCCGATCGGTTTGCCGAGCAGGGCCGGCGGGTGCACCGCCTGGCCGTCTCGCACGCGTTTCATTCGCCGTTGATGGAGCCGATGCTCGAGGAGTTCTCGGCGGTTGCGGCCCGGGTTCACGCGCGCGCGCCGCGAATCGGGTTGGTGTCGAACGTGACGGGTGAATTGGCAAGCGCCGAAAGCAACTTCGGGTCGTCGCAGTATTGGGTCGAGCATGTCCGCCGGCCGGTTCGCTTTGCCGACAGCGTGCGTCATCTGCAGGCGGCGGGGGCGACGCATTTCATCGAGGTCGGTCCCGGCAGTGGTCTGACGAGCGCCATCGAGCAGTCGGTGGCCCCGGCCGAGGCAGTGGTGGTCCCGACGCTGGCCAAGAACCGCCCGGAGGCGGCCTCCGTGCTGGGGGCGCTGGGTCAGTTGTTCACCACCGGCGTGCCGGTCGACTGGTCGGCGGTTTTCGCCGGCTCGGGTGGGCGGCGGGTCGAGTTGCCGACGTATGCGTTTCAGCGGCGCCGGTTCTGGGACAGGGGTGCGGACGGGCCTACCGATGTGGCCGGTCTGGGTCTGGGCGGGACTGAGCATGCCCTGCTGGGTGCGGTGGTCCAGCGGCCCGATCTCGGCGGGGTGGTCCTGACTGGCCGGTTGTCGCTGGCTGATCAGCCGTGGCTGGCCGATCACGTGATCGGCGGGGCGGTGCTGTTCCCAGGGACGGGATTTGTGGAGTTGGCGATCCGCGCCGGTGATGAAGTGGGTTGCGGAGTCATCGATGAGTTGGTGCTGGCGGCGCCGCTGGTGATACAGCCGGGTGTGGGCGTGCAGGTGCAGGTGGTCGTCGGGCAGGCCGACGAGTCCGGGCACCGGTCGGTGACGGTGTACTCCCGAGAAGATCAATCCGAGGACTGGTCGCTCAACGCCGAGGGCAAGCTCGGGGTCGACGCTGCGGATGCCTCGGTGGACTGGTCGGTGTGGCCACCGCCGGGCGCGGAGAGCGTCGACATC includes these proteins:
- a CDS encoding condensation domain-containing protein encodes the protein MRIGKITIGKIDDWTPSPGVLTSWHPTEAARDMARQAPVSPVPVSYMQGQHIRGVVERTGSGLEYSRQIIATCEVPGQCDIAAMNEALNSYLRRHDTYRSWFEYTPTGASGAAGNGTFEILRHTITDPEDLEFEPVHHGELAIEDVRKHVVDIPTPLEWGCFSFGIVQSEDCFNFYAAIDHVHGDAALIGITMLEAHGRYTALTTGGSAFALPDAGSFDEWCVQEHERTSALTVDSPEVQAWIEFAENNNNTMPEFPLPLGNAMEPSVGDMVGESLLDPDQTARFEAACDAAGARFVGGLFACMAQVEHELTGAATYYGLTPRDTRRTSDNFMTQGWFTGLVPITVPIAAATFNEAAWAAQESFDGNLNMARVPYYRVLELAPWLDWPRPNFPVSNFLHGGAAPLNTILAATEMGYANNIGIYSDGRYSYQLTIYVFRYEGGTVMEVMYPDNPIAKKSVTRYLEAMKSVCTRIADGGNW
- a CDS encoding MMPL/RND family transporter, coding for MRRLTDFVVRWPWVVIGLWITLAVVLPLAVPSLGEMAQKHPLAMLPADSPSSVAARHMTEAFKEPGTDDLLLVVLINDRGLERADEGTYRKLVDALRDDPHDVVMLQDFISTPPLRNFLTSKDKKAWVLPVGLAGALGTPQSYAAYNRVADIVKHSTAGSPLKIHLAGPAATVADLTVAGEKDRMPIEIAIAVLVLLVLLVVYRNPVTMLLPLAGIGMSLVIAQALVAGLSQLTGLGVSNQAIILLSAMIFGAGTDYAVFLISRYHDYVRQGTDSTDAVRKALTSVGKVITASAATVGVTFLGISFAKMGVFSTVGVSSAIGILVAFLAAVTLLPAILTLVGPRGWITPRHELTAQLWRRSGARIVRRPRLHLVASLLVLILLASAASFAKFNYDDRKAVAASAPSSVGYAALENHFNINQSVPSYVLVQSPRDLRSPQALADLEQMASRISQLPDVAMVSGITRPLGEVPPEFRATFQAGLVGDRLTDGANMIGERAGDINRLTKGADTLATNLSDVRGQVTQIAGSLQTTLDAFTAMRSQYGGEKLVQNVETAAKLINSVSKLGNTLGLNYTAAKDMFGWVGPVLAALQNNAVCDLDLSCAETRGHFQRLEEARQDGTIDEINKLAGQLQSMQDRQTLNASVQQLQGAMTNLTKVMRSLGIDSPAGAQANLTKLRQGADRSASGSREVANGVDEIVDQIKLMRSGLDQAGAFLLSMKQNAGGPTQAGFNIPPEVLKLEAFKSASKMFISPDGHSVRYLVLTKLDPFSAAAMDQVNTIRDTARGAQPNTSLSDATVSMGGYPVALKDTRDYYQNDIRFIIIVTIVVVLLILMLLLRSLIAPLYLVGSVVLSYFAALGIGVVVFQYLFHQPLHWTVPPLAFVVLVAVGADYNMLFVSRMRDESPHGMRYGIIRTLSSTGGVITAAGLIFAASMWGLLFSSIGTVIQGGFVIGAGILLDTFLVRTITVPAMATLVGEANWWPSRPKTQGSNA
- the pe gene encoding acyltransferase PE, which codes for MNKLLARSMAIATTLLTVGAGGPLADWVATADEPSAGSGSGDTIVPAIPPIGTPGRGYALGGAHVMGIPYDEYIRRTGADWFPGLKREIVDYPAGQVQGHVLGGIPGIEELHEKMPEIGLNGPSIGESVDIGQDNVLRRVRDGGPGTVIGLSEGAMVLHAVQDRLAYDPAAPAPNELSFATYGDPLAINPWTESFLRQNFPVGSTVPALDFRMPPVVDSQYNTYQFISAYDSIADWPDRPDNLMALLNAVVGLATGHTAVAFTNPKNVPPQNIVKTVNSRGATTTTYMIPEQHLPLVVPFKYLGMSEADMNHLDAVMKPMVDAGYSRNDDPATAPITVDPVNGYDPAAATAPATQAAFGGAADPASQLMSGINYVLSHGPSAH
- a CDS encoding chorismate--pyruvate lyase family protein: MTADLDHEPELAVAEIRKLNRDLQILMATNGTLTRILNVLANEEIAVEIIRQQIHNVAPRMAECHGLASGRVLERDILLKGRTSGDAFVAAKSLVAMDLLPSEIMTSLMETDRPIGEIMAGSCIETYKEEAKVWAGKLPSWPALDGYRNSRVETVARRYRIICGGQPVIVITEYILRTVFEEFRVLNSTFRKASELA
- a CDS encoding p-hydroxybenzoic acid--AMP ligase FadD22, producing MVNGNLAELLARRASEAGWYDKPAYYAPEVVTHGQVHDGAVRLGEVLRSRGLSREDRVLLCLPDSPELVQLLLACLARGILAFLVNPDLNRDDHAFQERDTEPALVVTSGPLCDRFQPSVVADVAELVSEAARVGPGDYIPLSSDDLAYATYTSGTTGAPKAALHRHADPLTFVEGMCGKALRLTRRDTGLSSARMYFAYGLGNSVWFPLATGGSAVIDPVPISPERAAILSARFEPSVLYGVPSFFARVVDTCASDSFRSLRCVVTAGEAMEIGLAERVTRFFGGIPILDGIGSTEVGQTFVSNTVDEWRPGTLGKVLAPYEIRVVGPDGTTAATGIEGDLWVSGPSIAPGYWNRSEPVAESDGWLETRDRVAIDDQGWVTYQCRADDTEIVGGVNVDPREIERLVMEDDAVATAAVVAVKESTGASTLQAFLVPAADVVIDELTVRDIHKRLLNALSAFKVPHRFAIVERLPRTPNGKLLRRVLRMESPTKPIWDLPMTEPQLTEPHLDAAAQAGCSATGHPNPADGDVGEVTLKERLALLQEERHRLVADAVCAEAAKLLAEPDPRSVDRDLAFSELGFDSQMTVELGNRVAALTGLRLPETIGWDCGTISALAQYVEAALPGSDRRPESSAPAHTGADSLAVIDGELTRLEDQVSNIGPDDKRRVADRLRALLDGITAGEDGLSARIKAAATPDEIFRLIDSEFGEP